The following proteins are co-located in the Triticum aestivum cultivar Chinese Spring chromosome 1A, IWGSC CS RefSeq v2.1, whole genome shotgun sequence genome:
- the LOC123156420 gene encoding uncharacterized protein → MPAKLVRELGEMEELVEEILTRLPPDEPGNLLRASLVCKPWLGLLASHGFRRRYGEFHRTPPMLGFLHDWPKTRAEFFPTTDFRARGPDHKHQYSVKDCRHGRILLSYKDDNQPIFVVWDPMTGGQTVLCRPEMSGASRWQASVLCAADSCSHGDCHSGPFVVVFVTLDEQEGVATASAYSSETSTWCSPALTAIAPFEEEIDFYDSPSVLVGDALYFLVFREQDDEVIEDSILKYDLGKSCLSEILLPEEEVERASNNPILMVGEDGRLGIAHLFFYCLSVWWREVDPDGVASWTQRIDIDLKTDLFPLGNFSIPPELGGSVEGTGIIFVISKVGTYMIDLKSQTSKKLSSKLYQHPNVRWSLFPYVSFYYPPAVAGVVAEASSEAGHGNEET, encoded by the exons ATGCCGGCGAAGCTTGTGCGGGAGCTGGGCGAGATGGAGGAGCTCGTGGAGGAGATCCTCACCCGCCTCCCGCCGGACGAGCCAGGTAATCTCCTCCGCGCCTCCCTCGTCTGCAAGCCATGGCTCGGCCTCCTCGCCAGCCACGGCTTCCGCCGCCGCTACGGCGAATTCCACCGAACACCTCCCATGCTCGGCTTCCTCCACGACTGGCCGAAAACTCGCGCCGAGTTCTTCCCCACCACGGATTTCCGCGCGCGCGGTCCCGACCACAAGCACCAATATTCCGTGAAAGATTGTCGCCACGGCCGCATCCTCCTTTCGTACAAGGATGACAATCAGCCGATCTTCGTCGTCTGGGACCCCATGACGGGCGGCCAAACGGTGCTGTGCCGCCCCGAGATGTCGGGGGCGAGCAGATGGCAGGCCTCGGTGCTCTGTGCCGCGGACAGCTGCAGCCACGGTGACTGCCATTCGGGTCCCTTCGTCGTGGTTTTTGTCACCCTTGACGAACAAGAGGGGGTCGCCACGGCGTCCGCGTACTCGTCGGAGACGAGTACTTGGTGCTCTCCGGCCTTAACTGCCATTGCTCCTTTTGAGGAAGAAATCGACTTCTATGACTCGCCTAGTGTTCTGGTTGGAGACGCGCTCTATTTCCTCGTTTTCCGGGAGCAGGATGACGAGGTTATTGAAGATAGTATTCTCAAGTACGATCTGGGCAAGTCTTGCCTGTCGGAGATTCTTCTGCCGGAAGAAGAGGTCGAGCGTGCCAGCAACAATCCTATCCTCATGGTGGGGGAAGACGGCAGGCTGGGGATCGCACACCTCTTCTTTTACTGCCTCTCCGTCTGGTGGAGGGAGGTGGATCCCGATGGAGTAGCGTCGTGGACGCAACGGATAGACATCGACCTCAAGACTGATCTTTTTCCCCTTGGCAATTTTTCGATACCACCAGAGTTGGGTGGCTCTGTCGAGGGCACTGGCATCATTTTTGTAATCTCAAAAGTTGGCACCTACATGATTGATCTCAAGTCACAAACCTCGAAGAAGCTCTCGAGCAAGCTGTATCAACATCCAAATGTTAGATGGTCCCTCTTTCCCTACGTTAGCTTCTACTATCCACCAG CGGTGGCTGGTGTTGTGGCTGAAGCATCAAGTGAAGCTGGACATGGGAATGAGGAAACATAA